A window of Rubricoccus marinus contains these coding sequences:
- a CDS encoding 6-phosphofructokinase, which yields MRVGILTGGGDCPGLNAVIRAVTKSLIHRCGAEVVGFVDGFEGLIRNDTRPLAWRDASGLLTLGGTVLGTSNKANPFQYWREDGADVSDRAASVYHEHGLDALVVIGGDGTMSIAHRMQQKGLNLVGVPKTIDNDLMGTDRTFGFDTASMIAAEAMDRLHTTAASHHRVMICETMGRYAGWIALYAGVASGADVILLPEFPYELEEVIRICQARERGGQRFTIIAIAEGAHPEGGVQSVAKTIPGSPDPVRLGGACQVLGAGLEAQIESEVRTTILGHVQRGGSPTPFDRVLSTRFGTYAAELVADGASGVMVARRDGRMTAVPFAEVADKTKLVGADDPLVRAALDVGTSFGTASLTPDLSRMA from the coding sequence ATGCGCGTCGGCATTCTCACTGGCGGGGGCGACTGCCCCGGCCTCAACGCGGTGATCCGCGCCGTTACCAAGTCCCTGATCCACCGCTGCGGCGCCGAGGTCGTCGGCTTTGTGGACGGCTTCGAAGGGCTGATCCGCAACGACACGCGGCCTCTGGCGTGGCGCGATGCCAGCGGCCTGCTCACACTCGGCGGCACGGTCCTCGGCACGAGCAACAAGGCCAACCCCTTCCAATACTGGCGCGAGGACGGCGCCGACGTCAGCGACCGCGCGGCTTCGGTCTACCACGAGCACGGCCTGGACGCGCTCGTCGTCATCGGCGGCGACGGCACGATGTCCATCGCGCACCGGATGCAGCAAAAAGGGCTCAACCTCGTCGGCGTGCCCAAAACCATCGACAACGACCTGATGGGGACCGACCGGACGTTCGGCTTCGACACGGCCTCGATGATCGCGGCCGAAGCGATGGACCGGCTCCACACGACCGCCGCGAGCCACCACCGCGTGATGATCTGCGAGACGATGGGCCGCTACGCGGGCTGGATCGCGCTCTACGCCGGCGTGGCCTCTGGCGCCGACGTGATCCTGCTCCCGGAGTTTCCGTACGAGTTGGAAGAGGTGATCCGCATCTGCCAGGCGCGCGAGCGCGGCGGCCAGCGCTTCACCATCATCGCCATCGCCGAGGGCGCGCACCCCGAGGGCGGCGTGCAGAGCGTGGCCAAAACGATCCCCGGATCGCCCGACCCCGTCCGGCTTGGCGGCGCCTGCCAGGTGCTCGGCGCCGGCCTAGAGGCGCAGATCGAGAGCGAGGTGCGGACCACGATCCTCGGCCACGTCCAGCGTGGGGGCTCTCCCACCCCGTTCGACCGCGTGCTCTCCACGCGCTTCGGGACCTACGCCGCCGAGCTCGTCGCCGACGGGGCTTCTGGCGTGATGGTGGCCCGCCGCGACGGCCGCATGACGGCCGTCCCCTTTGCCGAGGTCGCGGACAAGACCAAGCTCGTCGGGGCCGACGATCCGCTCGTGCGCGCCGCGCTCGACGTGGGCACGTCCTTCGGGACCGCTTCGCTCACGCCAGACCTCTCGCGCATGGCGTAG
- a CDS encoding L,D-transpeptidase, producing the protein MIRSLALALLLVASGAAAQTYDQDVLGALLDRPGWVPEAPIPYAVYRVQHESGNSIRARHELYHVVGEGDVERGRQRLAIAQLFGYPPAGELRLGDELVLPARPRDFDLGALAFAPYPPIWTGASGVEKVVLVDKTSQTWAAYASGHLVRWGPASTGAARTPTPTGRFTMNWREMERESTEAPPGETWLMRYVMNIHARRGIHLHQYDVVPSGPPEGHGCVRMVEADARWLWDWSDAAARSRAGTTVIVQGSEPAGTPLRFVDGPDGPRRALVALPADPMRVPRGDR; encoded by the coding sequence GTGATCCGCTCGCTTGCCCTCGCCCTCCTCCTCGTCGCCTCTGGCGCTGCGGCGCAGACGTACGATCAAGACGTGCTCGGGGCCCTGCTGGACCGTCCGGGCTGGGTGCCGGAAGCACCCATTCCGTACGCCGTCTACCGCGTGCAGCACGAGAGCGGTAACTCCATCCGCGCGCGCCACGAGCTCTACCACGTCGTCGGCGAGGGCGACGTGGAGCGCGGGCGCCAGAGGCTCGCCATCGCGCAGCTTTTCGGCTACCCGCCCGCCGGCGAGCTCCGCCTCGGCGACGAGCTGGTCCTCCCCGCCCGGCCGCGCGACTTCGACCTCGGCGCGCTCGCCTTCGCGCCCTACCCGCCGATCTGGACCGGCGCCTCTGGCGTCGAGAAGGTCGTGCTCGTGGACAAAACGTCGCAGACGTGGGCGGCCTACGCCAGCGGCCACCTCGTCCGGTGGGGACCCGCGAGCACGGGCGCGGCGCGGACGCCGACGCCTACGGGCCGCTTCACGATGAACTGGCGCGAGATGGAGCGCGAGAGCACCGAGGCGCCGCCCGGCGAGACGTGGCTCATGCGCTACGTCATGAACATCCACGCGCGCCGCGGCATCCACCTCCACCAGTATGACGTGGTGCCGAGCGGCCCACCCGAGGGCCACGGCTGCGTCCGCATGGTGGAAGCCGACGCGCGCTGGCTCTGGGACTGGTCCGACGCCGCCGCCCGCTCCCGCGCGGGCACGACGGTGATCGTGCAAGGAAGCGAGCCCGCCGGCACGCCGCTGCGCTTTGTGGACGGCCCCGACGGCCCACGCCGCGCCCTCGTCGCGCTCCCCGCCGATCCGATGCGCGTGCCGCGCGGCGACCGCTAG
- a CDS encoding META domain-containing protein has protein sequence MSPAKPFALLAALVLTACSAPMPSQPLGPPFDGSTWSLVRFPDGTAPVGESAPSVRFTASGDINGTTGCNGYFGTYSREGTALAVSPLGSTKRACAPPLMDQESRFMDALPRADRWTLQDGRLTLTTASGETLEFRNAASVESAGERVTLTGEVTYRPRIALPRDAVVTVRLDDVSLADAPAKTLATHTIRPGGRQVPISFALTYDPGVLDARHTYAVRADIRDAAGALLWTTDTTIPVITRGAPTDGVEIVLVQASGASGQVQMGGDVEGTAWRLLRIHTPDGGSVSPEAGKAYTLQFGADGRFSGRADCNSYGGGYTAEASGALALRQGATTLAACLPPSSADLFLGTLMDAATYRATSEDLWISAGDGRALAFEPANVRSDLGTMAPQQTGSTTVYACEGASGETFSITTRTGPGELAVWLPERFGSRYLVLGQARAASGAKYEGDGVVVWTKGTTEALVEVDGETFTGCAATG, from the coding sequence ATGTCTCCCGCCAAACCCTTCGCGCTCCTCGCGGCGCTTGTTCTCACCGCCTGCAGCGCCCCGATGCCCAGCCAGCCGCTCGGCCCGCCCTTCGACGGCTCCACGTGGTCCCTCGTCCGCTTCCCCGACGGAACGGCGCCCGTTGGGGAGAGCGCGCCGAGCGTGCGCTTCACCGCCTCTGGCGACATCAACGGGACCACCGGGTGCAACGGCTACTTCGGCACGTACTCGCGCGAGGGCACCGCGCTCGCCGTCTCACCGCTGGGCTCCACCAAGCGCGCGTGCGCACCACCCCTCATGGACCAGGAGAGCCGGTTTATGGACGCCCTGCCACGCGCCGACCGGTGGACTCTTCAGGACGGCCGCCTGACGCTCACGACCGCCTCTGGCGAGACGCTCGAGTTCCGCAACGCGGCCTCGGTCGAGTCCGCTGGGGAGCGCGTCACGCTGACTGGAGAGGTCACCTACCGGCCGCGCATCGCCCTCCCGCGCGACGCCGTGGTCACGGTCCGCCTGGACGACGTGAGCCTGGCCGACGCGCCCGCCAAGACCCTCGCGACCCACACCATCCGCCCCGGCGGACGGCAGGTGCCCATCTCGTTCGCGCTCACCTACGACCCCGGCGTGCTGGACGCGCGGCACACCTACGCCGTGCGCGCCGACATTCGCGACGCGGCCGGCGCCCTGCTCTGGACCACCGACACCACGATTCCTGTTATCACGCGCGGCGCGCCCACCGACGGCGTCGAGATCGTGCTCGTGCAGGCCTCTGGCGCCAGCGGCCAAGTCCAGATGGGAGGCGACGTGGAAGGCACCGCGTGGCGGCTCCTGCGCATCCACACGCCCGACGGCGGGAGCGTGTCGCCAGAGGCCGGCAAGGCGTACACGCTGCAGTTCGGTGCCGATGGCCGGTTCAGCGGCCGCGCGGACTGCAACAGCTACGGCGGCGGCTACACCGCCGAGGCCTCTGGCGCGCTTGCGCTACGCCAGGGCGCGACAACGCTCGCGGCGTGCCTTCCGCCGTCGTCGGCGGACCTCTTCCTCGGCACGCTGATGGACGCGGCGACGTACCGCGCGACGTCGGAGGACCTCTGGATCTCAGCCGGCGACGGCCGCGCGCTCGCCTTCGAGCCCGCCAACGTCCGCTCGGACCTCGGCACGATGGCTCCGCAGCAGACCGGGAGTACCACGGTTTACGCCTGCGAAGGCGCCTCTGGCGAGACGTTCAGCATCACCACGCGGACTGGCCCGGGCGAGCTCGCCGTGTGGCTCCCCGAGCGGTTCGGCTCGCGCTACCTCGTACTGGGCCAGGCCCGCGCCGCCAGCGGCGCGAAGTACGAGGGCGACGGCGTGGTCGTCTGGACGAAAGGCACCACTGAGGCGCTTGTCGAGGTCGACGGCGAGACGTTCACGGGCTGTGCCGCTACCGGGTAA
- a CDS encoding YeiH family protein, producing the protein MSTPASGAAAPRPPAIAPEASGVPPVWHRALFFALAAGALIPGVSPALALGAGAVLGLTLGSPFPARGAKVSKWLLKACVVGLGFGMSLGAVLDVGRAGVLVTAAGIAFALGLGLLLARLLGVDRETGTLISGGTAICGGSAIAALGPAIGARAEAMGVALATVFVLNGVALYLFPAIGHALELSQHQFALWAAIAIHDTSSVVGAASSYGAEALAEATVLKLTRALWIVPLATGAAWLRQRRGAGSGGATVSVPWFIALFALASSVVALFPAGAPAYAVIVAVARQGLVLTLFLIGAGLSRATLRAVGVRPLVQGVLLWLAVAGASLAAILAWT; encoded by the coding sequence GTGTCTACCCCTGCCTCTGGCGCCGCCGCGCCGCGCCCGCCTGCTATCGCGCCAGAGGCCTCTGGCGTGCCGCCGGTGTGGCACCGAGCGCTGTTTTTCGCGCTGGCCGCCGGGGCGCTGATTCCGGGCGTCTCGCCCGCTCTCGCGCTGGGAGCGGGCGCCGTGCTGGGGCTCACGCTGGGCTCGCCGTTCCCCGCCAGAGGCGCGAAGGTGTCCAAGTGGTTGCTCAAGGCGTGCGTGGTCGGGCTGGGGTTCGGCATGTCGTTGGGCGCGGTTCTGGACGTGGGGCGAGCGGGCGTGCTCGTGACGGCGGCGGGCATCGCGTTCGCATTGGGGCTCGGGCTGCTCCTCGCGCGCCTGCTCGGCGTGGACCGCGAGACGGGCACGTTGATCTCGGGCGGCACGGCGATCTGCGGCGGCAGCGCGATCGCGGCGCTGGGGCCTGCGATCGGCGCGCGCGCCGAGGCGATGGGCGTGGCGTTGGCGACCGTTTTCGTGCTCAACGGCGTGGCGCTGTACCTCTTTCCGGCCATCGGGCACGCGCTGGAGCTGAGCCAGCACCAGTTCGCGCTGTGGGCCGCCATCGCCATCCACGACACGTCCTCGGTCGTCGGCGCGGCGTCGTCCTACGGCGCCGAGGCGCTGGCCGAGGCGACCGTCCTCAAGCTCACGCGCGCGCTCTGGATTGTGCCTCTGGCGACCGGCGCGGCGTGGCTGCGCCAGAGGCGGGGCGCGGGCTCGGGGGGCGCGACGGTGAGCGTGCCGTGGTTTATCGCGCTGTTCGCGCTGGCCTCTAGCGTTGTCGCGCTGTTTCCGGCGGGCGCGCCGGCGTACGCCGTGATCGTGGCGGTCGCGCGCCAGGGGCTCGTGCTCACGCTGTTCCTGATCGGCGCGGGGCTCAGCCGGGCGACGCTTCGGGCGGTCGGCGTGCGGCCGCTGGTGCAAGGCGTGCTCTTGTGGCTGGCCGTGGCGGGTGCGTCGCTCGCGGCGATCCTGGCGTGGACTTGA
- a CDS encoding ATP-binding protein — translation MPDPFDGLRDALRVSPDNVPLRAHLAAELLRARRAPEAEAEYRRALALSPRDASLQLGLSEAFLAQGKTGEAVVALESLAAQPGRPARALLVWAKALHAEGEDAEAARRYRAAVSEDPDLADDAFADRLGFQSQASGDDEDDDGPAFIMGGRMRGTTHDPDEPLAPEPEHSDVTFEDVGGMENLKEEIRLKLIYPMQQPDLYRAYGKKPGGGLLLYGPPGCGKTHLARATAGEVDAAFLSIGLHDVLDMWIGQSEKRLHGIFEVARDQQPCVLFFDEVDALGASRSDLRQSGGRHVVNQFLAELDGVGTDNEGVLVLAATNAPWHLDPAFRRPGRFDRIVFVPPPDREGRAEILGLLTREIPQRDLDLSAVAKKTAEFSGADLQAVVDTAVEAKLHSALRTGTPEPLTTKDLLTAAKTRQPSTTDWFATARNHALYANESGLYDDVLAYLKRR, via the coding sequence ATGCCTGACCCCTTCGATGGGCTCCGCGACGCCCTCCGCGTCTCGCCCGACAACGTCCCGCTCCGCGCCCACCTCGCCGCCGAACTTCTCCGCGCGCGGCGCGCGCCAGAGGCCGAGGCCGAGTACCGCCGCGCCCTCGCGCTGTCTCCGCGCGACGCGTCGCTCCAGCTCGGCCTTTCCGAGGCGTTTCTCGCCCAGGGCAAGACCGGCGAGGCCGTCGTTGCGCTCGAATCCCTCGCCGCGCAGCCAGGGCGACCCGCGCGCGCGCTCCTCGTCTGGGCCAAGGCCCTCCACGCTGAGGGCGAAGACGCCGAGGCCGCCCGCCGCTACCGCGCCGCCGTCAGCGAGGACCCTGACCTCGCCGACGACGCCTTCGCCGATCGCCTCGGCTTCCAATCTCAGGCCTCTGGCGACGATGAGGACGACGACGGGCCCGCGTTCATCATGGGCGGCCGCATGCGCGGCACCACGCACGACCCCGACGAGCCTCTGGCGCCTGAGCCCGAGCACTCGGACGTGACGTTCGAGGACGTGGGCGGCATGGAGAACCTCAAAGAGGAGATCCGGCTCAAGCTCATCTACCCGATGCAGCAGCCGGACCTCTACCGCGCCTACGGTAAAAAGCCCGGCGGCGGGCTCCTCCTCTACGGACCGCCCGGCTGCGGTAAAACGCACCTCGCACGCGCGACGGCGGGCGAGGTAGACGCCGCGTTCCTCTCCATCGGCCTGCACGACGTGCTGGACATGTGGATCGGGCAGAGCGAGAAGAGGCTGCACGGCATCTTTGAGGTGGCGCGAGACCAGCAGCCGTGCGTGCTCTTTTTCGACGAGGTGGATGCGCTGGGGGCCAGCCGGTCCGACCTCCGCCAGAGCGGCGGCCGCCACGTCGTCAACCAGTTCCTCGCTGAGTTGGACGGCGTCGGCACGGACAACGAGGGCGTGCTCGTCCTCGCGGCCACGAACGCGCCGTGGCATCTGGACCCCGCCTTCCGACGCCCCGGCCGCTTTGACCGGATCGTGTTCGTGCCCCCACCCGACCGAGAGGGCCGCGCCGAGATCCTCGGCCTCCTCACCCGCGAAATCCCCCAGCGCGACCTCGACCTCAGCGCCGTCGCCAAAAAGACCGCCGAGTTCTCCGGCGCCGACCTCCAGGCCGTTGTCGACACCGCCGTCGAGGCCAAGCTGCACAGCGCGCTCCGCACGGGCACGCCCGAGCCTCTGACGACAAAGGACCTCCTCACCGCCGCCAAAACGCGCCAGCCTTCCACGACCGACTGGTTCGCGACCGCTCGCAACCACGCGCTCTACGCCAACGAAAGCGGGCTGTACGACGACGTGCTCGCCTACCTCAAGCGCCGCTGA
- a CDS encoding glycosyltransferase, protein MTPLHPAPLAAIVPTLGEVTTVGGVVRGLRARGVGRVIVVDGGSTDGSPEAAREAGAEVIVEPRRGYGRACLAGLEVLAHDPPEAVVFADADGSDDLDDLPALLAALRTADLVVGSRALGEREGRVEPGALTPVQRWGNQLASGLLRARWGARWTDLGPFRAIRWDTLRALNMRDETWGWTVEMQAKASREGLRCAEVPVAYRQRQAGVSTISGTVSGSVRAGAKILWTVGTLAVGR, encoded by the coding sequence ATGACCCCTCTCCACCCTGCGCCTCTGGCTGCGATCGTGCCCACACTCGGCGAAGTGACGACCGTGGGCGGCGTCGTGCGCGGACTGCGGGCGCGAGGCGTGGGGCGCGTGATTGTGGTGGACGGTGGCTCCACGGACGGTTCGCCAGAGGCGGCGCGAGAGGCGGGGGCCGAGGTGATCGTGGAGCCGCGGCGCGGCTACGGCCGCGCGTGCCTGGCCGGCCTAGAGGTGCTCGCGCACGATCCGCCAGAGGCCGTCGTGTTCGCCGATGCCGACGGCAGCGACGACCTGGACGATCTGCCCGCGCTTCTAGCGGCGCTCCGCACGGCCGACCTCGTCGTGGGCAGCCGCGCGCTGGGTGAGCGCGAGGGCCGCGTGGAGCCCGGCGCGCTGACGCCAGTGCAGCGCTGGGGCAACCAACTCGCCAGCGGCCTCTTGCGGGCGCGCTGGGGCGCGCGGTGGACCGATCTCGGCCCCTTTCGCGCTATCCGTTGGGACACGCTGCGGGCGCTGAACATGCGCGATGAGACCTGGGGCTGGACGGTCGAGATGCAGGCCAAGGCCTCGCGCGAGGGGCTACGCTGCGCCGAAGTGCCCGTCGCCTACCGCCAGAGGCAGGCGGGCGTGAGCACGATCAGCGGGACGGTCTCGGGGAGCGTCCGCGCGGGCGCGAAGATCCTCTGGACCGTGGGCACGCTGGCGGTGGGGAGGTAG
- the gyrB gene encoding DNA topoisomerase (ATP-hydrolyzing) subunit B: MAENIPDTNAPVPSETPPANALPTEPAAVVPPAATGDGAPPVLAARGDYGADNIQVLEGLEAVRKRPAMYIGDVGVRGLHHLVYEVVDNSIDEALAGYCDHIEVVIHEDNSISVSDDGRGIPVAMHAGEGKPAIEVVMTVLHAGGKFDKDTYKVSGGLHGVGVSCVNALSNRLDVMVRRDGGVFKMAFEKGDTVEQLTRVRDMEPDEETGTTVRFKPDDTIFFERTYRFDTLASRMRELAYLNKGVTITLSDEREDDEELRTETYYSEGGLAEFVAYLDETREPIFDGTIHIEDETGDVPVELAMQYNTGYQENVLSFVNNINTHEGGTHVSGFRRALTRILKGYADNNDLLKKAKVTLSGDDFREGMTAVLSVKVQEPQFEGQTKTKLGNGDVQGIVESLVAQKLSEWLDDHPQEAKTIIQKVIISAQARTAARKARELVQRKSAFGGGGLPGKLADCASKDPSISELYLVEGDSAGGSAKQARDRHFQAILPLRGKILNVEKARLDRVLDNEEIKNMVTALGVGLSGNPDDWDDDKLRYHKVILMTDADVDGAHIRTLLLTFIYRYLRPLLEKGYIYIALPPLYRAKKGKRETYAWNDEQLKAIIEEMGGSKGVGVQRYKGLGEMNPEQLWSTTMDPEFRMLQIVTIEDAAAADKTFSTLMGDAVEPRRKFIERNARYATIDT, translated from the coding sequence ATGGCTGAGAACATTCCCGACACGAACGCCCCCGTCCCTAGCGAGACCCCGCCTGCGAACGCGCTCCCAACCGAGCCCGCGGCCGTCGTACCGCCCGCGGCCACCGGCGACGGCGCGCCGCCCGTGCTCGCCGCCCGAGGCGACTACGGCGCCGACAACATCCAGGTCCTCGAAGGCCTGGAGGCCGTCCGCAAGAGGCCGGCCATGTACATCGGCGACGTCGGCGTGCGTGGCCTCCACCACCTCGTCTACGAGGTCGTGGACAACTCCATCGACGAGGCGCTCGCGGGCTACTGCGACCACATCGAGGTCGTGATCCACGAGGACAACTCGATCTCGGTCTCCGACGACGGCCGTGGCATCCCCGTCGCGATGCACGCCGGCGAGGGCAAGCCCGCCATCGAGGTCGTCATGACGGTCCTCCACGCCGGCGGCAAGTTCGACAAGGACACCTACAAGGTCTCCGGCGGCCTCCACGGTGTCGGCGTGAGCTGCGTCAACGCGCTCTCCAACCGGCTGGACGTGATGGTCCGCCGCGACGGCGGCGTGTTCAAGATGGCCTTCGAGAAGGGCGACACCGTTGAGCAGCTCACGCGCGTGCGCGACATGGAGCCGGACGAGGAGACCGGCACGACGGTCCGCTTCAAGCCCGACGACACCATCTTCTTCGAGCGCACCTACCGCTTCGATACCCTCGCGAGCCGCATGCGCGAGCTGGCGTACCTCAACAAGGGCGTCACCATCACGCTCTCCGACGAGCGCGAGGACGACGAGGAGCTGCGGACGGAGACCTACTACTCCGAAGGCGGCCTCGCCGAGTTCGTCGCCTACCTGGACGAAACGCGCGAGCCCATCTTCGACGGAACGATCCACATCGAGGACGAGACCGGCGACGTGCCGGTCGAGCTCGCGATGCAGTACAACACGGGCTACCAAGAGAACGTCCTCTCGTTCGTCAACAACATCAACACCCACGAGGGCGGCACGCACGTAAGCGGCTTCCGCCGCGCGCTCACGCGCATCCTCAAGGGCTACGCGGACAACAACGACCTCCTCAAAAAGGCCAAGGTCACGCTTTCCGGCGACGACTTCCGTGAGGGCATGACGGCGGTCCTGAGCGTCAAGGTGCAGGAGCCTCAGTTCGAGGGCCAGACCAAGACAAAGCTCGGCAACGGCGACGTGCAGGGCATCGTGGAAAGCCTCGTCGCGCAGAAGCTGAGCGAGTGGCTGGACGACCACCCGCAAGAGGCCAAGACGATCATCCAAAAGGTGATCATCAGCGCCCAGGCGCGGACCGCAGCCCGCAAGGCGCGCGAGCTCGTGCAGCGCAAGAGCGCCTTCGGCGGCGGCGGACTGCCGGGTAAGCTCGCGGACTGCGCGAGCAAGGACCCGAGCATCTCCGAGCTCTACCTCGTTGAGGGAGACTCGGCCGGCGGCTCCGCCAAGCAGGCGCGCGACCGGCACTTCCAGGCCATCCTGCCCCTTCGCGGCAAGATTCTCAATGTCGAGAAGGCGCGGCTGGACCGCGTACTGGACAACGAGGAGATCAAGAACATGGTCACCGCGCTCGGAGTCGGCCTGAGCGGCAACCCGGACGACTGGGACGACGACAAACTGCGCTACCACAAGGTCATCCTCATGACGGATGCCGACGTGGACGGCGCGCACATCCGAACGCTGCTGCTCACGTTCATCTACCGCTACCTCCGGCCGCTGCTGGAGAAGGGCTACATCTACATCGCGCTCCCGCCGCTTTACCGCGCCAAAAAGGGCAAGCGCGAGACGTATGCCTGGAACGACGAGCAGCTCAAGGCCATCATCGAGGAGATGGGCGGCTCTAAGGGCGTCGGCGTGCAGCGCTACAAGGGGCTGGGCGAGATGAACCCCGAGCAGCTCTGGTCCACGACGATGGACCCCGAGTTCCGGATGCTCCAGATCGTGACCATCGAGGACGCCGCGGCTGCGGACAAGACGTTCTCGACGCTCATGGGCGACGCCGTGGAGCCCCGGCGCAAGTTCATCGAGCGCAACGCCCGCTACGCGACGATCGACACCTAG
- a CDS encoding glycosyltransferase family 2 protein: MTPEARPDLTLVIPVYNEAESLPELQAAIQAALDGAGLSFEVWLIDDGSTDGSWAEIEASGERDGRFGGVRFRRNYGKSAALAAGFERARGRYVATLDADLQDDPAELPEMVARLEAGADLVSGWKQKRHDPLGKTIPSRFFNGVTRLVSGIPLHDFNSGIKAYRCEVVKGVRVYGELHRYIPLLAKWEGFDRIEEQVVQHHPRKYGTTKFGLERFLKGFLDLITVVFLTRFARRPMLFFGGLGTLAFLLGFAILAWLSIAKLAFGDPIGDRPLLLFGVMLILLGAQSFLAGLLGEMIVRPEMEGTARLEISDDLRPLAPEAIQPDADTPEASGVRAASRA; the protein is encoded by the coding sequence ATGACGCCAGAGGCGCGCCCCGACCTGACGCTCGTCATCCCGGTCTACAACGAGGCCGAGAGCCTGCCTGAGCTGCAAGCCGCCATCCAGGCCGCGCTCGATGGCGCGGGACTCAGCTTCGAGGTGTGGCTCATCGACGACGGCTCGACCGACGGATCGTGGGCCGAGATCGAGGCCTCTGGCGAGCGCGACGGCCGCTTTGGCGGCGTGCGGTTCCGCCGCAACTACGGCAAAAGCGCCGCCCTCGCGGCCGGTTTCGAGCGCGCCAGAGGCCGCTACGTCGCCACGCTGGACGCGGATTTGCAGGACGATCCGGCCGAGCTTCCCGAGATGGTCGCGCGGCTGGAAGCCGGTGCGGACCTGGTGAGTGGGTGGAAGCAAAAGCGGCACGATCCGCTGGGCAAGACCATCCCGAGCCGGTTCTTCAACGGCGTCACGCGCCTCGTCTCCGGCATCCCGCTGCACGATTTCAACAGCGGCATCAAGGCCTACCGGTGTGAGGTAGTCAAGGGCGTCCGCGTCTACGGCGAGTTGCACCGCTACATCCCGCTTCTCGCGAAGTGGGAAGGGTTCGACCGGATTGAGGAGCAGGTGGTGCAGCACCACCCGCGGAAGTACGGCACGACGAAGTTCGGCCTGGAGCGCTTCCTCAAGGGCTTCCTAGATCTCATCACGGTCGTCTTCCTGACCCGCTTCGCTCGACGGCCAATGCTGTTCTTCGGCGGGCTGGGCACGCTCGCGTTTCTGCTCGGCTTCGCCATCCTCGCGTGGCTCAGCATCGCGAAACTCGCCTTTGGCGACCCCATCGGCGACCGGCCGCTTTTGCTCTTCGGCGTGATGCTGATCCTGCTCGGCGCGCAGTCTTTCCTCGCGGGCCTGCTCGGCGAGATGATCGTGCGGCCCGAGATGGAGGGCACGGCGCGGCTCGAAATCAGCGACGACCTCCGGCCTCTGGCGCCAGAGGCTATCCAGCCCGACGCTGACACGCCAGAGGCCTCTGGCGTCAGGGCCGCCAGCCGAGCGTAA
- a CDS encoding glycosyltransferase, translating to MAHFHDALADGLEARGHDVLRLSFRRQYPGVLFPGTSQLEPDAAASGASGLGGASGEPPPRVLDTLNPLAWRRAVREVREWRADAMVFPYWMSFFAPMWGGIVRGLAPDIPSVGLVHNALPHERRPGDRPLARYALGRCEGLVTLSDRVRLDVQALGLGETPARQVAHPAYRQFGDALPRGEARAALGIPPEAPLLLFFGFVRAYKGLSVLLEALPAIRQRLPGVQLIVAGEFYDDRAPYDAQIARLGIGDAVRIESGYASGERVRLLFSAADLVVQPYVSATQSGVAQVAFGLGRPVLTTDVGGLAEAIGEGGLVVPPGDPAPLAESALRFFQEPGVRQRLTAGAAAQGDAGDWGPVVDAVEQLAG from the coding sequence ATCGCGCACTTCCACGACGCCCTCGCGGACGGGCTGGAGGCGCGCGGTCACGACGTTCTGCGCCTCTCCTTCCGCCGCCAGTACCCCGGCGTGCTGTTCCCGGGCACGAGCCAGCTCGAACCCGACGCGGCGGCCTCTGGCGCCAGCGGCCTGGGTGGCGCCAGCGGCGAGCCGCCGCCGCGCGTGCTGGACACGTTGAACCCGCTCGCGTGGCGCCGCGCCGTGCGCGAGGTGCGCGAGTGGCGGGCAGACGCGATGGTGTTTCCCTACTGGATGTCCTTTTTCGCGCCGATGTGGGGCGGCATCGTGCGCGGTCTGGCGCCGGACATCCCGAGCGTGGGGCTGGTCCACAACGCGCTGCCGCACGAGCGCCGCCCCGGCGACCGGCCTCTGGCGCGCTACGCACTCGGGCGGTGCGAGGGGCTCGTGACGCTTTCCGACCGCGTGCGGCTGGACGTGCAGGCGCTCGGGCTGGGCGAGACCCCGGCGCGGCAGGTGGCGCACCCGGCCTACCGCCAGTTCGGCGACGCGCTCCCGCGCGGCGAAGCCCGCGCCGCGCTCGGCATCCCGCCAGAGGCCCCGCTGCTGCTGTTCTTCGGTTTCGTGCGCGCCTACAAAGGCCTCTCCGTCTTGCTAGAGGCGCTGCCCGCCATTCGCCAGAGGCTGCCCGGGGTACAGCTCATCGTGGCCGGTGAGTTCTACGACGACCGGGCGCCGTACGACGCGCAGATCGCGCGCCTCGGCATCGGCGACGCGGTGCGCATCGAGAGCGGCTACGCCTCGGGCGAGCGCGTGCGGCTGCTGTTCTCCGCCGCTGACCTTGTGGTGCAGCCGTACGTCTCGGCCACGCAGAGCGGCGTGGCGCAGGTGGCCTTCGGCCTGGGACGGCCGGTACTGACGACCGACGTGGGCGGCCTCGCCGAGGCCATCGGCGAAGGCGGGCTCGTTGTGCCGCCCGGAGACCCGGCGCCTCTGGCGGAATCGGCCCTCCGTTTTTTCCAGGAGCCCGGCGTGCGCCAGAGGCTGACCGCCGGCGCCGCGGCCCAGGGCGACGCGGGCGACTGGGGCCCCGTCGTGGACGCGGTGGAGCAGCTAGCGGGGTAG